The following coding sequences lie in one Ictalurus furcatus strain D&B chromosome 7, Billie_1.0, whole genome shotgun sequence genomic window:
- the LOC128609816 gene encoding angiopoietin-related protein 3 isoform X1 has protein sequence MKLAHPSVANRATMKLALLLLFMLLTNAFPTAEDTEELNLASSDTRSTFVALSEVQLIANGLLQLGKNLRDFVQKTKGQISDILQKLNIFDKSFNQLSVLASEIKEEEEEMKKTTVLLKANNEEIKSLSLEINSKVEDIMRERIQLRNQVGGLEEKLSGLSEGLLSADQVAEISALKEVIQAQERSISDLLKAVKDQNEHLNGQKNKIKSLENKLNSASHQETLLKFSWDAETYSMSDYLSNYSNDGSFSSDFPRDCGEVFSSGEKTSGLYPIKPNGSEPFLVYCEFIEEGVFTVIQRRHGGSVDFNQSWQSYENGFGDFKIGEFWLGLRKIFSITQQSSSLLHIQMEDWKQEKHSMEFQYVLEGPDSNYTIHLKPGDPTLDMDVPTRLRFSTKDYNDGNGPKEQNCAHDYTGGWWFSACGDVNLNGKCIQSQPRRKGIQGKHNKGQSHLKSTQISIRHHREA, from the exons ATGAAGCTCGCTCATCCGAGTGTGGCAAACCGTGCGACCATGAAGCTGGCCTTACTACtgttatttatgttattaaCCAACGCTTTCCCAACAGCAGAGGACACTGAGGAGCTAAACCTGGCTTCATCAGATACTCGGTCAACTTTTGTGGCCCTCTCTGAAGTCCAGCTCATTGCTAACGGCCTCCTGCAGCTAGGTAAAAACCTGAGAGACTTTGTGCAAAAGACAAAGGGCCAGATCAGTGACATATTGCAAAAGCTCAACATTTTTGATAAGTCCTTCAACCAGCTTTCTGTGCTGGCCAGCGAGAtcaaagaggaagaagaggaaatgaagaagaCCACTGTGCTGCTCAAAGCCAATAATGAAGAGATCAAGAGCCTGTCTCTGGAGATAAACTCCAAAGTAGAGGACATCATGAGGGAGAGAATCCAGCTGCGGAATCAGGTTGGAGGACTTGAGGAGAAACTGAGTGGACTTTCTGAAGGTCTTCTCTCAGCAGATCAGGTTGCAGAAATTTCAGCACTCAAA GAGGTGATCCAAGCCCAAGAAAGGAGTATCTCAGACCTTCTGAAGGCGGTGAAGGACCAAAATGAGCACTTGAATGGCCAGAAAAACAAGATCAAAAGTCTGGAGAATAAG CTTAACTCTGCCAGCCATCAGGAAACTTTGTTGAAGTTTAGTTGGGATGCCGAAACCTACAGCATGTCAGATTATCTGTCCAACTATTCCAATGATGGAAGCTTTTCAAGTG ATTTCCCGAGAGACTGCGGTGAGGTCTTCAGCAGTGGAGAGAAAACCAGTGGCCTGTATCCCATTAAGCCTAATGGATCCGAACCTTTCCTTGTGTACTGTGAATTCATAGAGG AAGGAGTGTTCACGGTTATTCAGCGCAGACATGGTGGCTCTGTTGATTTTAACCAGTCCTGGCAAAGTTACGAGAATGGATTCGGAGACTTCAAGA TAGGTGAGTTCTGGCTTGGTCTGAGGAAGATCTTCTCCATCACCCAGCAGAGCAGCTCTCTCCTGCACATTCAGATGGAGGACTGGAAACAGGAAAAGCATTCAATGGAGTTCCAGTATGTACTGGAGGGCCCTGACTCCAACTACACCATCCACCTCAAGCCAGGAGATCCGACCCTGGATATGGACGTCCCGACAAGACTGAGATTCTCTACTAAAGACTACAACGATGGAAATGGACCCAAAGAACAAAACTGTGCTCATGATTATACAG GAGGCTGGTGGTTCAGCGCTTGTGGAGATGTCAACCTGAATGGAAAATGCATCCAGAGCCAACCTCGCAGGAAAGGAATCCAAGGGAAGCACAATAAAGGACAGTCCCACTTAAAATCCACACAGATTTCCATTCGTCACCATCGAGAAGCATAG
- the LOC128609816 gene encoding angiopoietin-related protein 3 isoform X2 — MKLAHPSVANRATMKLALLLLFMLLTNAFPTAEDTEELNLASSDTRSTFVALSEVQLIANGLLQLGKNLRDFVQKTKGQISDILQKLNIFDKSFNQLSVLASEIKEEEEEMKKTTVLLKANNEEIKSLSLEINSKVEDIMRERIQLRNQVGGLEEKLSGLSEGLLSADQVAEISALKEVIQAQERSISDLLKAVKDQNEHLNGQKNKIKSLENKLNSASHQETLLKFSWDAETYSMSDYLSNYSNDGSFSSDFPRDCGEVFSSGEKTSGLYPIKPNGSEPFLVYCEFIEEGVFTVIQRRHGGSVDFNQSWQSYENGFGDFKSEFWLGLRKIFSITQQSSSLLHIQMEDWKQEKHSMEFQYVLEGPDSNYTIHLKPGDPTLDMDVPTRLRFSTKDYNDGNGPKEQNCAHDYTGGWWFSACGDVNLNGKCIQSQPRRKGIQGKHNKGQSHLKSTQISIRHHREA; from the exons ATGAAGCTCGCTCATCCGAGTGTGGCAAACCGTGCGACCATGAAGCTGGCCTTACTACtgttatttatgttattaaCCAACGCTTTCCCAACAGCAGAGGACACTGAGGAGCTAAACCTGGCTTCATCAGATACTCGGTCAACTTTTGTGGCCCTCTCTGAAGTCCAGCTCATTGCTAACGGCCTCCTGCAGCTAGGTAAAAACCTGAGAGACTTTGTGCAAAAGACAAAGGGCCAGATCAGTGACATATTGCAAAAGCTCAACATTTTTGATAAGTCCTTCAACCAGCTTTCTGTGCTGGCCAGCGAGAtcaaagaggaagaagaggaaatgaagaagaCCACTGTGCTGCTCAAAGCCAATAATGAAGAGATCAAGAGCCTGTCTCTGGAGATAAACTCCAAAGTAGAGGACATCATGAGGGAGAGAATCCAGCTGCGGAATCAGGTTGGAGGACTTGAGGAGAAACTGAGTGGACTTTCTGAAGGTCTTCTCTCAGCAGATCAGGTTGCAGAAATTTCAGCACTCAAA GAGGTGATCCAAGCCCAAGAAAGGAGTATCTCAGACCTTCTGAAGGCGGTGAAGGACCAAAATGAGCACTTGAATGGCCAGAAAAACAAGATCAAAAGTCTGGAGAATAAG CTTAACTCTGCCAGCCATCAGGAAACTTTGTTGAAGTTTAGTTGGGATGCCGAAACCTACAGCATGTCAGATTATCTGTCCAACTATTCCAATGATGGAAGCTTTTCAAGTG ATTTCCCGAGAGACTGCGGTGAGGTCTTCAGCAGTGGAGAGAAAACCAGTGGCCTGTATCCCATTAAGCCTAATGGATCCGAACCTTTCCTTGTGTACTGTGAATTCATAGAGG AAGGAGTGTTCACGGTTATTCAGCGCAGACATGGTGGCTCTGTTGATTTTAACCAGTCCTGGCAAAGTTACGAGAATGGATTCGGAGACTTCAAGA GTGAGTTCTGGCTTGGTCTGAGGAAGATCTTCTCCATCACCCAGCAGAGCAGCTCTCTCCTGCACATTCAGATGGAGGACTGGAAACAGGAAAAGCATTCAATGGAGTTCCAGTATGTACTGGAGGGCCCTGACTCCAACTACACCATCCACCTCAAGCCAGGAGATCCGACCCTGGATATGGACGTCCCGACAAGACTGAGATTCTCTACTAAAGACTACAACGATGGAAATGGACCCAAAGAACAAAACTGTGCTCATGATTATACAG GAGGCTGGTGGTTCAGCGCTTGTGGAGATGTCAACCTGAATGGAAAATGCATCCAGAGCCAACCTCGCAGGAAAGGAATCCAAGGGAAGCACAATAAAGGACAGTCCCACTTAAAATCCACACAGATTTCCATTCGTCACCATCGAGAAGCATAG
- the LOC128609815 gene encoding phosphoglucomutase-1, protein MEDSPLQVLHLNTAPYPDQRPSISGLIKSVRVFQYKRNYLQNFIQSIFSSIDLRDRQGSTMVVGGDGRYFNTTAIQVIVQMAAANGIGRLVIGQNGIMSTPAASCVIRKFKAIGGFVLTASHNPGGPDGDFGIKFNIANGGPAPSTVTDKIFQISRSIEEYAICPELMVDLTTLGKQSFDLENKFKPFTVEIVDPVESYANMLRNIFDFAALKELLSGQNHIRIRLDAMHGVVGPYVKKILCEELGSPANSAINCVPQEDFGGQLPDPNLTYAADLVETMKSGQFDFGAAFDGDGDRNMILGKNGFFVNPSDSVAVIAANIFCIPYFQHMGVRGFARTMPSSGALDNVAKATKIQLYETPTGWKFFGKLMDAGRLSLYGEESFGTGADHIREKDGLWAVLTWLSILAFRKQSVEEVMIDHWKTYGRNYYTRYDYEDVAIDTAVDLMLDLEVIISDKAFAGQIFVVGQKTYEVEKADNFEYNDPVDGSVTKNQGLRIIFKGGSRIIFRLSGTASGATIHLYIDGYEKDENEILQDAQVKLADLLSLALKLSQLRERTGRTSATVIT, encoded by the exons ATGGAGGACAGTCCTCTACAGGTGCTGCATCTCAACACTGCTCCGTATCCAGACCAGAGGCCCAGCATCAGCGGCCTTATAAAAAGTGTCCGTGTTTTCCAGTACAAAAGGAACTATCTGCAAAACTTCATCCAGAGTATCTTCTCCTCCATCGACCTGCGAGACCGCCAAGGCTCCACCATGGTGGTTGGAGGAGACGGGCGTTACTTCAACACCACCGCGATCCAGGTCATAGTACAGATGGCGGCGGCCAATGGG ATAGGCCGTctggtgattggtcagaatggcATCATGTCCACACCGGCCGCATCGTGCGTAATCCGGAAGTTCAAAGCGATTGGTGGATTTGTGCTCACCGCCAGTCACAACCCTGGAGGACCAGACGGAGATTTTGGCATCAAATTCAACATTGCTAATGGAG GGCCTGCGCCCAGCACTGTGACAGATAAAATCTTCCAGATAAGCAGAAGTATAGAAGAGTACGCCATCTGCCCTGAACTCATGGTGGATCTGACGACACTCGGCAAGCAGAGTTTCGACCTGGAGAATAAATTCAAACCGTTTACAG TTGAGATTGTGGACCCGGTGGAATCCTACGCCAACATGCTGAGGAACATCTTTGACTTTGCTGCGCTGAAAGAGCTTTTATCAGGCCAGAACCACATACGCATCCGGTTAGATGCCATGCATGGAG TGGTTGGCCCATATGTGAAAAAGATCCTGTGTGAGGAACTGGGTTCTCCTGCCAACTCAGCCATTAACTGCGTCCCTCAGGAGGACTTTGGTGGTCAGCTTCCAGATCCGAACCTGACCTATGCTGCAGATCTGGTGGAGACCATGAAGAGCGGCCAGTTTGACTTTGGAGCTGCCTTCGATGGTGACGGT gacCGTAACATGATCTTGGGGAAAAACGGCTTTTTCGTTAACCCCTCAGATTCGGTTGCTGTTATTGCAGCAAACATCTTCTGCATACCTTACTTTCAGCACATGGGAGTAAGAGGCTTTGCCAGGACAATGCCCAGCAGTGGAGCCCTCGACAA TGTGGCTAAAGCAACCAAGATTCAGCTGTATGAAACTCCAACTGGTTGGAAGTTCTTTGGAAAGCTGATGGATGCTGGTCGCCTTTCGCTGTATGGAGAGGAGAGCTTCGGCACAG GTGCGGATCATATCCGTGAGAAGGATGGGCTTTGGGCTGTACTCACCTGGCTCTCCATTCTTGCTTTTAGAAAACAGAGTGTTGAGGAAGTCATGATCGATCACTGGAAAACCTACGGCAGAAACTACTATACCAG GTACGACTACGAAGACGTGGCGATAGACACGGCAGTGGACTTGATGCTGGATCTCGAGGTGATCATTTCAGACAAGGCATTCGCTGGACAGATATTCGTGGTCGGACAGAAAACCTATGAAGTGGAGAAAGCAGACAACTTTGAGTACAACGACCCTGTAGATGGAAGCGTTACAAAGAACCAG GGCCTGCGAATTATATTTAAAGGTGGCTCTCGCATTATTTTTCGGCTAAGCGGAACCGCATCAGGGGCCACAATACACCTCTACATCGACGGCTATGAGAAAGATGAAAATGAGATTTTACAGGATGCACAG GTGAAGTTGGCCGACCTGCTGAGCCTCGCGTTGAAGTTGTCGCAGCTGCGTGAGAGGACGGGGAGAACCAGTGCTACTGTCattacatga